AGTTCGTAGAGACGACGATGATTCGCGTCTTTGTCTTTATTCTCGATCATATATGTCTTGGTCGGCCCGTTGTCACAATCGCCGTACCAGGTTCCGGGAATCGCGGCTTTCTGATATAGGGGTGTCCCCGCCGGCCAGCGATCCGGACGGTAGTTACGGATAAACAGAAAATCATCGGTACGAACAGCACGACACGGATAACCGCCCATGTCGGGTGCTTCCTGGGATGGGACATGGCGTTCCTTACCGAAATAGATCTCACCCCGGTCTGCAGTCACGCGTCCCGACTTTGAATTTGTCAGAACCGGCATCAGACTGCGGCCCGTAACATCCGCGGGAATCGAGACCCCGGCTGCTTCATAAAACGTGGGTGCTAAATCTATCAGGCTGACAAAATCGGTCACACTTCTCCCTGCGGGAATTTTCGCAGGCCAGCGTGCTGCCAGGGGAACGCGGGTGCCCGTATCGTACAAACAGCTCTTGCCGCGCGGGAACGGCATTCCATGGTCGCCGGTCATGAAAATGATCGTATTATCCAATTCGCCTTTTTCTTCAAGTAAGGCCAGTACGTCTCCGACCAGTTTGTCAAACCGCTGGACTTCCCAGTAATAGTCGGCTACATCGCTGCGCACTTCCCGTGCATCCGGAAAACAGGCAGGCAGTTTGACTTTTGAAAGATCCATGCCACTTTCCACACCTGAGCCAGTCTGATAAGGTCGATGGGGATCGCTGCTGCCCAGCCAGAAACAGAACGGTTTTTCTCCGGCTTGCTGGTTCAGAAACTCCTGAAAGTTTTTAAACCGTTTACCTGCCAGTGGACGCCCGGGAG
This window of the Gimesia fumaroli genome carries:
- a CDS encoding sulfatase family protein, yielding MLNGSVALRLLFCLLLISNLFFAAETQAAEKQKRPNILFAIADDWGWPHAGAYGDPVVKTPTFDRLAREGVLFQHAYVSSPSCTPSRGAILTGKYHWQLEAGANLHCIFPDKFETYPEILKAHGYDVGHTGKAWGPGRTETPGRPLAGKRFKNFQEFLNQQAGEKPFCFWLGSSDPHRPYQTGSGVESGMDLSKVKLPACFPDAREVRSDVADYYWEVQRFDKLVGDVLALLEEKGELDNTIIFMTGDHGMPFPRGKSCLYDTGTRVPLAARWPAKIPAGRSVTDFVSLIDLAPTFYEAAGVSIPADVTGRSLMPVLTNSKSGRVTADRGEIYFGKERHVPSQEAPDMGGYPCRAVRTDDFLFIRNYRPDRWPAGTPLYQKAAIPGTWYGDCDNGPTKTYMIENKDKDANHRRLYELAFGKLPAEELYDLRNDPDQLKNVAQDPMYQKIKGKLEKKLHQQLTATHDPRELGKGDELEAYPYLGGGPKHPSVEVKRKKRGKKKVSK